GTTTCTACCAGGACGACATCAGCCCGCCTTTGAAGATCGGTCACAGCTGTTTCGAGCTGATCGACCTCTGACATTTCGTATTTTTCTGACCGGTCAAGCTTGCCGCGCAGGCCATTGACCTCATTTTGGAGTGAGGAGGCTTCCTTCTCGATCGACCGAAGACGCGAGATGGCCGAATCGGGCGCGTCCTTATCGTCTTTGGTGTCTTTGCCCTCCTCTTTAAGGACCGAAGCTGAACTCGTCGCCGATCTACGGATCGTTTCGAGCTTCTGCTTCATTACTTCAAGTCGCTGGGAAGGGGTGCCGTCACCCGGCTTCGTCTGGGCATTGGCTGTCGCCGCGAGTGACAAAAGCACGCTGATGCCCAACATCGAGATCAAAAAGTACATTCTTCTCATAATCAGTTTAATTCTTCCGCCAACGCTCGGTAATTAACGTCGTCGTGATCGGACTATACCCAAACCGTCCCGCTGTCGAGCAAGCCTCTGACCGCATCCGCTGGTGCTCCGCCGTCGAAAACGGCCGAACCGGCAACAATTATCTCGGCTCCGGCCTCAACGACCTCGGCGATGTTTTCGGCATCGATACCGCCGTCGATCTCGATCCGCGTTTCAAGCGATCGCTCGGCGATCATTTGTTTAAGCCGTCGGACCTTTTCAAGCGACGACGGGATGAATCTCTGACCGCCAAAGCCGGGGTTGACCGACATCACCAAAACAAAATCGGCGTAGCCGAGAGCTTCGTCAAGCGTGCTTAGCGACGTTGCCGGGTTTATCGCGATCCCCGCTTTTGCACCCGCA
The DNA window shown above is from Chloracidobacterium sp. and carries:
- the rpe gene encoding ribulose-phosphate 3-epimerase, which produces MFEIAPSILSADFTRLADAIESVEAGGAKVLHVDVMDGHFVPNITIGLPVVRSLRKATRMSIDTHLMIEEPGRYAVQFVDAGADMVSVHIEADAHIHRTLTSIRDAGAKAGIAINPATSLSTLDEALGYADFVLVMSVNPGFGGQRFIPSSLEKVRRLKQMIAERSLETRIEIDGGIDAENIAEVVEAGAEIIVAGSAVFDGGAPADAVRGLLDSGTVWV